The sequence CTCACCGAAGCCGACACCGCCGCCGGCCCCGAAGCCGTCGCAGGGGTTCCAGCTGGCCGGACTCCCCCACTCGGTCCACGGGGACCACACCGGCCCGGAGGTGGCGACCTGGCGCAGCGGCTGGGTGTGGCAGCGCCGCGGGCTGGAGGTGGGCGGCCGGCGCTTCGCGCACGGCATCACCGTCAACTCGCGCTCCTCGGTGGAGATCACCCTCAACCGGCAGTGCACGACCTTCTCGGCGCAGGCGGGGGTGGACGGCCTGTCGCTGTTCACGGACGGCGCGGTGCGGTTCTCCGTGTACGCCGACGGGGAGCGGTTGTGGCAGTCCGCCGCCCTCGGGCACGAGGACCCGCCCGCGGCCGTGCAGGTCCCCCTCACGGGGCGCAAGACCCTGCGGCTGATGGTGGAGAGGGCCGGGCCGGGCAGCCTGCCGACGCTGGCGAGCTGGGCGGACGCCGTGCTCAGCTGCCGCTGAACACCTCGGTCAGCGTCGCCGCGAGGGCGCCCGGCGTGAGGGTGGCGCCGGCCTCCTCCTCGCGGCGGTGACCTTCCGGGCCGAGCAGGGCGCGGGTCCGCCGCAGGAGGCGGTCCACGACGCCGCTCTCCGGAACCGAGCGTGGATGGCCCGCACGCCAGGCGGTGGCCGCCGCGAGGGCCCGTACGGCCTCGGCCGGCCGGTCGGCGTCGGCCAGCAGCACGGCCGCCGCCTCGGCCATGCCGGCCAGGATGCGCTCGGCGCAGCGGGCGTCGACGGCGACGGTGAGCGCGGGCCCGATCCGGGTCAGCCCGGCCACCGGGCCCTGTTCGCGGCCGGCGAGGACGGCGTCGATGGTGGCCAGCCCGGCGGTGAGCTGCGCGGGAACGGTGAACCGGTCGGCCTCGGCGCGGGCCCGGTCGCACTCCTCGCGCGCCCGAACGGTGTCGCCGCGCTGCAGGGCGACGAGGGCGCGGAGGAGCCGGGCGAAGGTGTTGACGTCGTACACCCCGCCGTAGCGGTCGGATTCCTTCTCGGCCTCCGCCAGCAGTCGCTCGGCTTCGTCGAGGTCCCCCGCGCAGTAGGCGGCCTCGGCGATCCGGGCGATGGCGAAGGGCGCCTCGACGCTCGCCCCGACCTCACGGGCGAGGCGCAGGCACTCCTCGTACTCGACGCGGGCGTCGGCGTAGCGACCGCGTGAAAGGGCGACCTCCCCGGCGGCGCTCGCCACCTGGGCGCGGGTCCAGCGGTCGCCGACGCGCCGGGAGAGCGCGTGCAGCTCGACGAGGTCGGCGTCGACGTCGGCCAGGCCTCCGGTGACGTCGATGGCGACGTGGGCGCGGAGCATCAGGACGATGCCGAGTTCCCACTCACCCGCGTGGACCCGGCAGTTGGCGACGGACCGGTCGAGGTCGGTGTGGAAGTCGTGGGAGGTGCCGGTGAGGAAGGTCGTCGCGGGCCAGAGCATGCCGGGGAAGCGGGTGGTCTCCGGGGATCCGTGCCGGAAGGTCTCCTTGATGCGGGTGGCCAGGTCCCGGTAGTCGGAGGTGCGGAACTTCTCGGCGGAGTTGCTCTCGGCGAGCAGGAACATGTCGAGGACGAGCAGGCGCATGAAGCGCCAGTACGCGGGAGTCCCCTCCGGGGGGACCTCGGGGGTGAGGGCGAGGGTCCGGGTGGTCCACTCGGCGCCCTCGGCGCGGTAGTTGCGCAGCCACCAGAACCAGCCGAGGGCGAAGACGAGGCGCTGGCCGGCCTCGGCGTCGGCGGTCTCGACGACGGTGCTGTGCAGGGCGGCCCGGAGGTTGTCGAGCTCGGTCTCGACGCGCCGGATCCAGGGGAGCTGGGCGGCGGAGCGGATCAGGGGCTCGGCCTCCTCGGCGAAGGCGAGGTAGTGGGCGGCGTGGCGGCGGGCGGTGGCCCGGGCGTCGGCGGGGTGCGCGGCGGCGCGCTCGGCGGCGTACTCGTGGATGGTCTCGAGCATCCGGTAGCGCATGCCAGGGCCGCCCTGGTCGCCGTGGTCGCCGTGGCCCTGGTCCGGTTCGGCCAGGACGAGGGACTTGTCGACGAGGGAGCCGAGGACGTCGGCGGCGTCGTAGGAGGCGGGGTCGGACGGGTCGGCGCAGACGGCCTCGGCGGCGGCCAGGTCACAGCCGCCGGCGAACACGGACAGCCGGCGCAGGACGGTGCGTTCGGCCTCGTCGAGCAACTCCCAGGACCAGTCGACGACGGCGCGCAGGGTCTGCTGGCGGGGCAGGACGGTACGGGCCCCACCGGTCAGGAGCCGGAAGCGGTCGTCGAGACGGTCGGCGATCTGGCGCGGCGTGAGCAGCCGCAACCGGGCGGCGGCCAGCTCGATCGCGAGCGGCAGCCCGTCGAGGCGGGCGCAGATCTCGGCGACGGCGGCCGGGTCGTCGGTCGGGCTGAAGTCGGGGCGGGCCGAGGCCCCACGGTCGGCGAAGAGCTGGTGGGCGGGGTCGGGCGGCAGGGGCTCGACGGGGCGGACCGTCTCCCCCGGGACACCGAGGGGTTCGCGGCTGGTGGCCAGGATCCGTACGCCCGGGCAGTGCGTGAGGAGGCGTTCGGCGAGCTCGGCGGCGGCGCCGATGACGTGCTCGCAGTTGTCGAGGACGAGCAGCAGACGGCGGTGGGCGCAGTGTTCGACGAGGCGGGTGGTGGGGTCGGCGGCCGGGGTCGGGGCCTCGCGGGCGACGAGGGAGCTCTCCCGTAGGCCGAGGGCGCTCAGGACGGCGCCGGGAACGGCGGCGGGCTGGTCCAGCCGGGCGAGTTCGACGATCCAGCCGGCTTCGGGGTGGGCCGCGGCGGCGTGTTCGGCGAGGCGGGTCTTGCCGGAACCGCCGGGGCCGGTGAGGGTGATGAGCCGCAGGCGGCCCAGGTCGCCGCGGAGGGCCGCCAGTTCGGGTTCGCGGCCGACGAACGAGGTCAGACGGGGCCGCAGATTCCCGCGGGCGGTCTCGGGAGCGTCGGGGGTCCCGTCGGCGACGGCGGTGTCGGGGAACTCGGGTCGGGGCTGCGGTGGTGGCTGCGGGGGCAGGGGCTGCGGCCGGAGGAGTTCCGCGTGCAGGGCGGCGAGTTCGGGGCCCGGGTCGGTGCCGAGGCCGTCGGCGAGGGCGCGGCGGGTGTGCTCGTACGCGGCGAGGGCCTCGGCCGGGCGACCGGCGGCGCGCAGGGCACGCAGCTGCTGCGCGCGAAGCGACTCGTCGTACGGGGACTCCTGGACCAGCGTCTCCATCTCGGGCAGGAGTGCCGCCGGAGCGACGGCGCCACAGCGTAGGTCGGCCTCGATGCGCTGGCGGAGGGCGCCGGAGCGGCGTGCCTCGGCGACGGCCGCATGGGCGGCGCGGGCGGGCTCGGGCAGGTCGGCGAAGGCCGGTCCGCGCCAGAGGGCGAGGGCGGTGCGCAGGGTGCGGGAGGCGGCGGCCGGGTCGGTGGCCAGTTCCTGGCCGCCCTGGACCGCCAGCCGGTCGAAACGGTGCAGGTCGATGTCGTCGCGGGCGGCGGCCAGGAGGTAGCCGCCGGTGGGAACGGAGAGGACGGCGTCCCGACCGCCGAGGGCGCGGCGCAGCCGGGCGACGAGGGCCTGGAGGGCGGCGGGGGCGTCGTGGGGCGGGTCGTCGCCCCATACGTCGTCGACGAGTTCGGCGACGGAGGCCGGGCGGCCGGCCCGGAGGGCGAGGGCGGCGAGGAGCGCGCGCAAGCGGGCGCCGCCCATGGGGAGAGGGGCGCCGGTCTCGTCGCGCGCCTCCGTGACGCCGAGGATGAGATACCGCACCGGGCAATTCTGCACGGCTTGTCGGGGTGGCGGGGCGGCGTGGCGCCCGGCCGCACCTCAGGAGATCGAGGTGTCCCCGTTGACTTCCAGGAGCGTGCGCAGGGCCTGGGCCATCGTGGCGCAGGTGGTGGGGTCCAGCGGGGCGAGCAGCTCCGCGTAGCCGCGCAGATGCTCGGTGATCATCAACTGCGTCAGCGCGAGGCTCTGTTCGGTCAGCCGGATCCGCACGGTGCGGCGGTCCCGACCGTCCCGCACCCGCTCGACCAGGCCTTTGGCCTCCATGCGGTCGATGCGGTTGGTGATCGCGCCGGAGGTGACCATGGCGGCCGGGATGAGGGCGCCGGCGGTCAGCGCGTACGGGGGGCCGGAGCGGCAGAGGGTGAAGAGGATGTCGAGCTCGCCCACCTCCAGGTCGTGCTCGGCCGCGAAGGCCTTCTGCTGCTTGTCGATGACGCGGGTCATCCGCTGGATGCGGGCCACCACCTCCACCGGCCACAGGCCTGCCGCCAGATCGGGGCGCTCCGCCGTCCACTGGCCGACGATCGCGTCCACTGCGTCGCTCATGCGCTGTCCTCCATCGCTCGCGTCCCTCGATCCCTGACACCGACAAGATATCTCAACGTTGAGACACTTGACGTTGAGAGGAGTGGATGATTTTATCTCAACGTTGAGATTCTCATCCTTGAGATGAATGGAACGGGGCACCCCGCATGACCACGACCACCGGCACGGCCACGACCACCGCCACACCCACGGCCATCGCCACGACGGCCACGACGGCCACCACGACAGCGCGCGCCACGTCCCGCCCCCGGCTCGGCCCCGTTCCCGTCTTATGGCTGGCGCTGCTGGCCACCCCCCTGGCCGCCGGGGCCAACGCCCCCGTCCTGATCCTTCCGGACATGGCCCGTGCCCTCGGGGTGAGCGGCTCGACCGCCACCTGGCTCGTCGCCTCCTACGCCTGGGCCATGGCCGTCGGCACGCCGCTGCTGGCCGGACTGCTGCGCCGCCGAGGCCTGCGGGCCGTGCTCCGCGTGGCCTCCGCCCTCCTCGTCGGCGGCACCCTCCTCGTCGCCGCCTCCCCCTGGTTGCCGCTCACCCTCACCGGGCGGGCCGCGCAGGCCGCCGGCGGCGCGGGCCTCACGGCGGTCGCCATGAGCCTGGCCGGCTCGGCCCGCCGGATGGGCGTGATCAGCGCCAGCTTCGGCATCCTCGGCGCGTCCGGCCCGCTCCTCGGCGCACAGCTCGCCCACGCCGTCTCGTGGCGCCTCTCGCTCTGCGTCTCCGTGATCGCGGTCCTGGCGGTCCCCATGGTGAGCCGATACGCGACGACCCCGGCGGCCCCGACGGCCCCGGCGGCCCCGGCGGCCCCGGAGACCCCGGAGACCACACATCAAGGCAGGTTCGACGTCCGCGGCGCGGCGCTGCTGACGGCGTTCGTCACCACCCTGGTCCTGCTGCCCCACACGCCGGCCGCCGCCCTCGGCTCCTCGGCCGTCGCCGCCACGCTGCTCGCGCTCCACATCCGCCGGCAGCCCGACGGATTCGTCCCGGCCGCGCTGATCCGCAAGCCGCTCTTCCTCGGCTCCGCGCTGCTCGCGCTCGCGCTCTCGGGCTCGTACTTCACCCTGCTGTTCTCCGTGCCCCGGCTGCTCGCCGACCGGGCCGGCTGGGACGCCGGCACCGCGGGCACCGGTCAGCTCGTGGCACTGCTCACCGGATCCGCGCTCTCCTGGCTGCTGGCCGCGGCATCCGCCCGCATGAGTCGGGTGGCCGTCCGTTCGGTGCTCGTCGGCGTCGGCGCGGCGGCCGGGGCGATCGCGGTGTTCGCGAGCTGGGGCCCGTTGCTGCTGGTGGCCACCGTGGGCGGGACCTTCGCGGCGACCGGCGCCAACGCGGTGCTGTCGATGCACGCCGTGTCGAGCGCCCCCGATCCCCAGCGCCCCACGGCCATCGGCCTGTTCGCCCTCTGCTACCAGCTGGGCGGGGCCTTCGGCCCGGCGATCGCGACCGCTCTGGTGCTCGCCGCCTGACCCGAACCCGGAACCTGAGCAGGAGCAGCAGCCGGCGGGGCGACCGTCAGGACAGCGCCGGGCGGTGCACGGGGACTCCCTCGGGCACCGCCCGGCGCCGCGCCGCGGAGGTACCCGTCCAGCAGGTGCCGCGCCGGGCCAGCAGCCGGCCGAGCCACAGCTCCATCGAGACCAGTTCCGCCAGCCCGTCCAGCGGGACCGGATGCCCGTCCGCCGCGTCGAGCAGGGCCTGGCGCACGACCCGGGCCTCGATCAGCCCGGCGTCCGCGAGCAACGGCGACTCGAACAGGTCCAACAGACCGTTCAGGGCGGCGCGCAGCCCCAGCCGGGTCGCCGTCTCGTTCGGCTCGCGGTCGGTGACACCCCAGCCCGGCGGGAACTCGCGCACCCCCGCTGAGGACAGGACGCTGCGCAGGATCGCGGCCCGCGCGCCGGGCTGGACCCGCAGGGACTCGGGCAGGGCGCGGGCGGCCCGTACGACCTGGTTGTCCAGGAAGGGTGCGTGCAACCGCTGGCTGCGGACCTCCACGGCCTGCTCGAAGACCCGGTGGTCGGCGGCGTGGCGGGCGAGCAGCGAGCGGGCGCGGGCCTCCCCCGGCCGCAGCGACAGCGGCGGCCGGCCGGCCGCGACCGTCAGACGGATCGATACTTCCGCCAGCGCCTCCCCCGTGAGCCAGCCGGCCGCCGGTCCCGGGCGGGACCAGGTCAGGGCGGCGAGGGAAGCGTCCACCGGACCGGAGGATCTCTCGGTGACCCCGCCCTCGCGGAGCCGGGCCGCGGCGGCCTCCATGCCCGCGCGGTACGACGTACGGGCAAGTCTTCGGGCCGCCGAGTACACGGTGAGCGGCACCAGCAGGGACTCCCCGGAGGCTCCGGAGGCGGAGGCCGAACGGGCCAGCGCCGCCACCGGGCGCAGCAGGTGCCGTCGCCGGCGGTCCATCAGGAGGTCGGCCATGCGGGCCGGGTGGGCGTCGAGGACCTGGCGGGCGCCGTGGCCGGTGAAGTGGTCGGCCGAGCCGGCCGCCAGTCGGCGCCGCTCGCGGGCGGCGAAGACCAGCGAGGGGCCGGGTTCGTCGGTCAGCGGGCCGTCGAGTTCGGCGTACGGGAGGGCCTCCGCGGCGGCGGCGACCACGACGTGGTGCAGGCGCGGGTCCGCCGCGATGACCCTGGCCCGTTCCAGCTCGGCCTCGCGCCCCTGCGGGGTCGCCAGGTCGTTGAAGGTGACGGCCAACAGCCGCGCCCCGGCGGGACTGAGCAGGGTGCCCGGCGCCCCCGGCAGCCCGGCCGCCAACAGCGCCAGGGTGGCGGAGGCGCTGCCGCCGGAGAGGTCGGCGCCCACCCCGGGGGCCGGTGCGCCCCGGGCGGCACGCCGATCGGCGGGGCCCATTCCGGGCACGGGGCCGGGATCGTACGGCGGCAGGGTGTCGGGAGCATGCCGCGGAGCCGTGAGCCGGGCGCGCACGGCATCCACCAACGCTTCCCGTACGCCCTCCACCGCGCGCTCGGCGTCGGCCTCGGGGGCGGCCACGGCGAGCGAGGCGACCTGCTCGTAGCCGGTGATCTCGCGGGAGCCCTCGCGCAGGATCAGCGCGTGCCCGGGCGGGATGCGCCGGACCCCGGCGTACGGTGTGCCGTCGCCCAGCGCCTCGGGACTGTCCGGGCAGGCCAGCAGGGCGGCGAGATGGCCGATGTCGAGCTGCGCCTCGATGAGGTCGGCGAGCGGGAGGGCGGCGGTGGCGTACGCCGTGCCGCTCGCCCAGGGCGTGTAGAAGACGGGCCGGGCACCCGCGAGGTCGCCGACGACGGTGATGCGGCGGCCGGCCTGGACGACGGCGGTGTAGCTGCCGGACCACTGGGTGAGGTGGCGCAGCGCGCCGCCGCGGGCGGCGTAGAGGGCGCGGCGCAGTTCGGCGTCGGTCGCGCCGCAGCAGCCGAGGACCGCGAGCCGGGTGAAGGGGTCGGCGGGATCGGCGGTGACCGTGCGGATCTCGTCGGGGCGCCAGTCGCCGACGGCCCAGAGGGGGTCGGGGTCTCCCCAGAGCAGTTGTGCGCCGACGGGGTGGACGGTGCGTTCCGCGTCCGCGCCCGGGTCGTCCGCATGGGCGGCGTCCGCGAGGCCGCCGCGCAGGGGCGCACCGCCGTCGCCGTATCCGCCCTGGCCGTATCCGCCCTGGCCGGAGGCTTGACCGGAGGCCTGGCCGGAGACCCTTCCGGCCGTGCCGAAGCTCGCGGCGATACTGCTCCAACCCACCAACCAGCGCACCGCCGCCTCCCCAACCCGTGGGCACATGACCGGGGCACAGGCAGCACGGACAGCGCTGAGGGCGCGGCCGCGGGACCCCGGGTGGCTCGGGGTCCATGCTGCCACGGGACAGGCGTGCGAGAGTGGTTAAAGGGGGCGCACACGCAAACGAACACGCCCCGGCAACTCGGTATTTGGCGTTCCGTTCCCACCGCCCCATAGGTCGCTTTCAGCCATTCTTCGGCCGCCGGAAGAGCCGTCACGGGCCTCCGGCACCCGACGCGGGGGCGCGGTCCGGGGGGCGCAACCCGCCCCCCGGACCGTTCCGCCACCCGCGGGGATTGAGGCAGCGGCATCCCCCGACCCGCCCGGTCAGGCGGCGGGCCGACCCACGCACCGCACATCGAATCGCCGGGTCCGGGGACCGGCCAGAGCGCACGGGCGGGCGCACGGCCACACGGGCGGAGCACGCGCTGACACGTGCGCCCCGGCACCGGGTCCGGGGCGGACTGTGCAAACGGACAACAATCCCGCCATACGGAAGTAAGGGCCTTAACGCTTGGGAGGCGGGGAACTACGCTGGGTTTACGAAATGCCGGGCGCCTATGCCCCGGCGGCGTCTGCGTTCCGCGTGTGACGAGGGGTGGCGCATGTCCAGGGAGCTCCGCGAGCCCAATGAGAAGCTCGGCGCCGTCCTCGCCCTCGCGGGCATCAGCAACGCCGGGCTGGCCCGGCGGGTCAACGACCTCGGCGCACAGCGCGGCCTGACGCTTCGGTACGACAAGACGTCGGTGGCCCGGTGGGTGTCGAAGGGGATGGTGCCGCAGGGCGCCGCCCCGCATCTGATCGCCGCCGCGATCGGCGCGAAGCTGGGCCGGCCGGTGCCGTTGCACGAGATCGGACTGGCGGACGCGGACCCCGCGCCCGAGGTCGGGTTGGCCTTCCCGCGCGACGTGGGCGCGGCGGTGCGCTCGGCCACCGACCTCTACCGGCTCGACCTCGCCGGGCGGCGCGGCGGTGGCGGGATCTGGCAGTCGCTCGCGGGCTCGTTCTCCGTGGCGGCGTACGCGACGCCCGCCTCACGCTGGCTGATATCTCCCGCCGACAGCTCGGTGGCCCGGGAGCCCGCGGGCAGCCGGGCCCCACACCTCACGCCCGGCGCGACGGCGGCCGACGCCTCGACGGCGGGTGTCTCGGCGACCGACACCCCTACGCCCGGTGTCCCGACGCCCGGTGCCCCGACGCCCGGTGCCCCGACGGCCGACGACGCGGCGACCGACGGCCCGACCGCCGGCGGCTCCACGACGCTCGACCCCGCGGCGCGGCATTCCATGGTCCGGAGCCCCGTATCAGCGCCCCCCTCGGCTCACGACGTACCGGCGCGCGAGGCGACGGCACCAGGTCCCCGGTCCTCCCCGGACGGCCGCACGACCGGCCCGATGACAGGTCTGGCAGGCTCTATGACGGGACCGGCGACAGGCCCGCCGTCCACCGTTGTGCCCGCCCAGCCCGGACCCGAAACGCCGCGCGACCACGGCCAGCGCGTGGGCCACAGCGATGTGTCCAAGCTGCGCGAGGCCGCCGAGGACGCGCGCCGCTGGGACTCCAAGTACGGCGGCGGGGACTGGCGTTCGTCGATGGTGCCCGAGTGCCTGCGGGTGGACGCGGCGCCGCTGCTGCTCGGCTCCTACACGGACGAGGTGGGCCGCGCGCTGTTCGGCGCGACCGCCGAACTGACCCGACTGGCCGGGTGGATGGCCTTCGACACCGGCCAGCAGGAAGCCGCCCAGCGCTACTACATCCAGGCGCTCCGGCTCGCCCGCGCGGCCGCGGACGTACCGCTCGGCGGCTACGTGCTGGCCTCGATGTCCCTGCAGGCGACCTACCGGGACTTCCCCGACGAGGGGGTGGACCTCGCGCAGGCGGCCGTCGAGCGCAACCGGGGTCTGGCCACCGCCCGCACCATGAGCTTCTTCCGACTGGTCGAGGCACGGGCGCACGCGAAGGCGGGCGATTCGACGGCCGCCGGAGCGGCGCTGCGCGCGGCGGAGGGCTGGCTGGAGCGGTCCCGGGCGGGCGATCCGGATCCGACCTGGCTGGGCTTCTACTCGTACGACCGTTTCGCGGCCGATGCCGCGGAGTGCTACCGGGACCTGAAACTGCCCCGGCAGGTACGGCGGTTCACCGAGCAGGCCCTGTCGCGGCCCACCGAGGAGTACGTGCGCTCGCACGGCCTGCGGCTGGTGGTGAGCGCGGTCGCCGAGCTGGAGTCGGGCAATCTCGACGCGGCGTGCGCGGCGGGCACCCGAGCGGTGGAAGTGGCGGGCAGGATCTCCTCCGCGCGGACGACCGAATACGTACGGGACCTGCTGCACCGCCTGGAACCGTACGGGGACGAGCCGCGGGTGGCAGAGCTGCGGGAGCGGGCCCGGCCGCTGTTGGTGGCGCCGGCGTAGGACCTGTCTTCCGGGGGCCGCGTGGCCGGGTTGTCGGTGCCGGGGTGCAGTATGCAGGGGTGGGAGGTGTCAGCGTGGGTGGCGGCGTGGACTGCGATGTGCTGGTGATCGGCGGCGGAATCGTCGGCCTGTCGACGGCGCATGCCGTGGCGCGCCTGGCTCCGGGGACCAGGGTCGTGGTCCTGGAGAAGGAGTCGGGTCCGGCCCGGCACCAGACGGGCCGCAACAGCGGGGTGATCCACAGCGGGATCTACTACCGCCCGGGTTCCCTGAAGGCGCGCTTCGCGGTGAGCGGGGCGGCCGAGATGGTCAAGTTCTGCGCGGAGCACGGCATCGCGCACGAGGTGACGGGCAAGCTGATCGTCGCCACGGAGCGGGAGGAGCTGCCGCGGCTGCACGCCCTGGTCCAGCGCGGCCGGGAGAACGGCATTCCGGTGCGCGAGCTCGGCCCGGCGCAGATCACGGAGTACGAGCCGGAGGTGCGCGGGCTCGCCGCGATCCATGTCGGCAGCACCGGGATCGTCGACTACGGCCAGGTGAGCGCCCAGCTCGCGGAGTCCTCGGGCGCGGAGATCGTCTACGGCGGCGCCGTGGACCTGATCTCCCGGCGCCCGTCGGCCGTGGCGGTGCGCACCACCTCCGGCCTGGTGGTCCGGGCGCGGGTGCTGGTGAACTGCGCGGGCCTCCAGTGCGACCGGATCGCCCGGCTCGCCGGAGACGACCCGGGCATGCGGATCATCCCCTTCCGTGGCGAGTACTACGACCTGGCGCGGCCGGACCTGGTCCGGGGCCTGGTCTATCCGGTGCCCGACCCGGCGTTCCCCTTCCTCGGGGTGCACCTGACCCGGGGCATCGGCGGCGGCGTCCACGTCGGACCCAATGCCGTGCCCGCGCTGGCCCGTGAGGGGTACGGCTGGTCGACGGTGCGGCCCCGGGACATCGCGGACGAGCTGGCCTGGCCGGGATCCTGGCGGATGGCGGCACGGCACTGGCGGTACGGGACGGGCGAGATCCACCGCTCGCTGTCGAAGCAGGCCTTCACCCGGGCGGTACGGCGCCTGCTGCCGGCCGTCACCGCCGCCGATCTGCACCCGGCCGCGGCGGGGGTCCGCGCCCAGGCCGTGCTGCGCGACGGCACCCTGGTGGACGACTTCCTGATCCGGGACGCCCCACGCACGGTCCACGTCCTCAACGCCCCCTCGCCCGCGGCGACCGCTTCGCTCCCGATCGGCCGGGAGATCGCCACCCGCGCCCTGCGGACCCTCGGCTCGGCCTGAGCGGCGCTTCGGGAGGGGTGCGGGAGCCGCTCGCGCGGCGGCTCCCGCACCCCCCGTCGTAGAATCAGCGCATTGTGTCTGAGTCCCTGAATCCCCAGTCGCCCCGCCTCCCGGACGCCGCGCCGGAGACGAACTCGTACGTGCCGCCCAAGTGGCGCACCGAGCCCCGCTTCCCCGACGGGCCCTCGCCGGACCCGGCCGGCTCGCACCACGAGCGGCGGATCCGGAGCTTCCAGCCCCGGCGCAGCCGGGTCACCACCGGCCAGGGCGAGGCCCTGAAGCGCCTGTGGGGCACCTGGGGCCTGGACATCGACGGCCACGAGGTCATCGACCTCGACGCTCTCTTCGGCGGGCTCCCCGTCGTCCTGGAGATCGGCTTCGGCATGGGCGAGGCCACGGCCCAGATGGCCGCCGAGGACCCCGACACCGGGATCCTCGCCGCCGACGTGCACACCCCCGGGCAGGGCAATCTGCTCGCCCTCGCCGAGCGCGGCGGCATGACCAACGTCCGGGTGGCCAACGGCGACGCGATCATCCTGCTCCGCGAGATGCTGCCGCCCGACTCCCTGGCCGGGATGCGCGTGTACTTCCCGGACCCGTGGCCCAAGGCCCGCCACCACAAGCGCCGGCTGATCCAGCCCGACTTCCTCACGCTGGCCGCGACCCGCCTGGCGCCGGGGGCCGTACTGCACTGCGCGACCGACTGGGAGCCGTACGCCGAGCAGATGCTCGAAGTGCTCACCGCGCACCCGGACTTCGAGAACACGCAGCCCGACGGCGGCTTCTCCCCGCGCCCCGCCTTCCGGCCCCTGACCCGCTTCGAGGGCCAGGGCCTCGACAAGGGCCACCTCGTACACGACTTGCTCTTCCGTCGCACGGAGAACTGACAAGGTCACCGCGCGTGTCAGAGCCGCTCGCTAGGGTCATGGTGTGTACCGAGCGCTCCAACTCGTACTGCCACGTCCGTCCGGCACGGTCCGCACCTGCGTGCTCCTCACCCTGCTCGCCGCGACCGGGATCGCGATCCTCGAACTCGTGCGGGAACAGACCGGCACCTCCGGCTTCTTCGTCGGTCTCGGTCTGGCCCTGCTGCCGGTGGCGCCGCTCATGGCGGCCTTCCGATGGCTGGGCCGGGCCGCGCCCGCGCCTTGGTCGCAGCTGCTGTTCTGTTTCGGCTGGGGGGCCTGTACCGCGGCCCTGATC comes from Streptomyces virginiae and encodes:
- a CDS encoding ATP-binding protein; the protein is MRYLILGVTEARDETGAPLPMGGARLRALLAALALRAGRPASVAELVDDVWGDDPPHDAPAALQALVARLRRALGGRDAVLSVPTGGYLLAAARDDIDLHRFDRLAVQGGQELATDPAAASRTLRTALALWRGPAFADLPEPARAAHAAVAEARRSGALRQRIEADLRCGAVAPAALLPEMETLVQESPYDESLRAQQLRALRAAGRPAEALAAYEHTRRALADGLGTDPGPELAALHAELLRPQPLPPQPPPQPRPEFPDTAVADGTPDAPETARGNLRPRLTSFVGREPELAALRGDLGRLRLITLTGPGGSGKTRLAEHAAAAHPEAGWIVELARLDQPAAVPGAVLSALGLRESSLVAREAPTPAADPTTRLVEHCAHRRLLLVLDNCEHVIGAAAELAERLLTHCPGVRILATSREPLGVPGETVRPVEPLPPDPAHQLFADRGASARPDFSPTDDPAAVAEICARLDGLPLAIELAAARLRLLTPRQIADRLDDRFRLLTGGARTVLPRQQTLRAVVDWSWELLDEAERTVLRRLSVFAGGCDLAAAEAVCADPSDPASYDAADVLGSLVDKSLVLAEPDQGHGDHGDQGGPGMRYRMLETIHEYAAERAAAHPADARATARRHAAHYLAFAEEAEPLIRSAAQLPWIRRVETELDNLRAALHSTVVETADAEAGQRLVFALGWFWWLRNYRAEGAEWTTRTLALTPEVPPEGTPAYWRFMRLLVLDMFLLAESNSAEKFRTSDYRDLATRIKETFRHGSPETTRFPGMLWPATTFLTGTSHDFHTDLDRSVANCRVHAGEWELGIVLMLRAHVAIDVTGGLADVDADLVELHALSRRVGDRWTRAQVASAAGEVALSRGRYADARVEYEECLRLAREVGASVEAPFAIARIAEAAYCAGDLDEAERLLAEAEKESDRYGGVYDVNTFARLLRALVALQRGDTVRAREECDRARAEADRFTVPAQLTAGLATIDAVLAGREQGPVAGLTRIGPALTVAVDARCAERILAGMAEAAAVLLADADRPAEAVRALAAATAWRAGHPRSVPESGVVDRLLRRTRALLGPEGHRREEEAGATLTPGALAATLTEVFSGS
- a CDS encoding MarR family winged helix-turn-helix transcriptional regulator — protein: MSDAVDAIVGQWTAERPDLAAGLWPVEVVARIQRMTRVIDKQQKAFAAEHDLEVGELDILFTLCRSGPPYALTAGALIPAAMVTSGAITNRIDRMEAKGLVERVRDGRDRRTVRIRLTEQSLALTQLMITEHLRGYAELLAPLDPTTCATMAQALRTLLEVNGDTSIS
- a CDS encoding MFS transporter produces the protein MTTTTGTATTTATPTAIATTATTATTTARATSRPRLGPVPVLWLALLATPLAAGANAPVLILPDMARALGVSGSTATWLVASYAWAMAVGTPLLAGLLRRRGLRAVLRVASALLVGGTLLVAASPWLPLTLTGRAAQAAGGAGLTAVAMSLAGSARRMGVISASFGILGASGPLLGAQLAHAVSWRLSLCVSVIAVLAVPMVSRYATTPAAPTAPAAPAAPETPETTHQGRFDVRGAALLTAFVTTLVLLPHTPAAALGSSAVAATLLALHIRRQPDGFVPAALIRKPLFLGSALLALALSGSYFTLLFSVPRLLADRAGWDAGTAGTGQLVALLTGSALSWLLAAASARMSRVAVRSVLVGVGAAAGAIAVFASWGPLLLVATVGGTFAATGANAVLSMHAVSSAPDPQRPTAIGLFALCYQLGGAFGPAIATALVLAA
- a CDS encoding asparagine synthase-related protein, with protein sequence MRWLVGWSSIAASFGTAGRVSGQASGQASGQGGYGQGGYGDGGAPLRGGLADAAHADDPGADAERTVHPVGAQLLWGDPDPLWAVGDWRPDEIRTVTADPADPFTRLAVLGCCGATDAELRRALYAARGGALRHLTQWSGSYTAVVQAGRRITVVGDLAGARPVFYTPWASGTAYATAALPLADLIEAQLDIGHLAALLACPDSPEALGDGTPYAGVRRIPPGHALILREGSREITGYEQVASLAVAAPEADAERAVEGVREALVDAVRARLTAPRHAPDTLPPYDPGPVPGMGPADRRAARGAPAPGVGADLSGGSASATLALLAAGLPGAPGTLLSPAGARLLAVTFNDLATPQGREAELERARVIAADPRLHHVVVAAAAEALPYAELDGPLTDEPGPSLVFAARERRRLAAGSADHFTGHGARQVLDAHPARMADLLMDRRRRHLLRPVAALARSASASGASGESLLVPLTVYSAARRLARTSYRAGMEAAAARLREGGVTERSSGPVDASLAALTWSRPGPAAGWLTGEALAEVSIRLTVAAGRPPLSLRPGEARARSLLARHAADHRVFEQAVEVRSQRLHAPFLDNQVVRAARALPESLRVQPGARAAILRSVLSSAGVREFPPGWGVTDREPNETATRLGLRAALNGLLDLFESPLLADAGLIEARVVRQALLDAADGHPVPLDGLAELVSMELWLGRLLARRGTCWTGTSAARRRAVPEGVPVHRPALS